From a region of the Chondrinema litorale genome:
- a CDS encoding IS701 family transposase translates to MDKSLYISYLLHTHGNYTCTHMAAHSMDVSHDQVTRFLAHSKFTSSDLWDIVKGHLQDSADSFILVDDSVQAKRYSRYIELAKRQYSGNEHGLVNGINLVNMVHSNGIDGDYYPIDYRIYHPETDKKTKNDHFQEMFTRMTMRKDLKAKKILFDSWYASMDNLKLVHRSGWTFFTTLKSNRQVSLSRDTGMQAVGTVELSGRQLLEGVQVKLKKYPYPVKLFKIVSLNGDIEWVITNDLSDRMNVFEAENESQIRWQIEQFHREYKQLTGSEKCQCRKAISQRNHLACCYQAWIGLKLLAKQLKTTLYQIKVLPFSNYLKQILANPIIILT, encoded by the coding sequence ATGGATAAATCTCTGTACATATCATATCTTCTCCATACTCACGGGAATTATACCTGTACCCACATGGCAGCCCATTCTATGGATGTCAGTCATGACCAAGTCACACGTTTTCTAGCCCATTCTAAATTTACCTCTTCCGACCTGTGGGATATTGTCAAGGGCCATCTCCAAGATAGCGCAGACTCATTTATCCTTGTCGATGACAGTGTTCAGGCAAAGAGGTATTCCCGGTATATAGAATTGGCCAAAAGGCAGTACTCAGGCAATGAGCATGGCCTAGTCAATGGGATCAATCTGGTAAACATGGTACACAGCAATGGCATTGATGGGGATTACTATCCTATCGATTACCGAATCTACCACCCAGAAACGGATAAGAAGACCAAGAATGACCATTTCCAGGAGATGTTCACCCGAATGACCATGCGTAAAGACCTGAAAGCCAAAAAGATACTTTTTGACAGCTGGTATGCTTCCATGGACAACCTTAAGCTTGTGCACAGAAGCGGCTGGACATTCTTCACTACCCTGAAGAGCAACCGCCAAGTCAGCCTATCCAGAGACACAGGGATGCAGGCTGTGGGCACAGTCGAGCTTTCCGGTAGGCAACTGCTGGAAGGCGTACAGGTCAAACTCAAAAAATACCCTTACCCCGTCAAATTATTCAAGATAGTCTCCCTAAACGGGGACATTGAATGGGTGATCACAAATGATCTATCGGACAGGATGAATGTATTTGAGGCCGAAAACGAATCCCAGATCAGATGGCAGATTGAGCAGTTCCACAGGGAATACAAACAGCTTACAGGCTCTGAGAAGTGCCAATGCCGAAAGGCAATCTCCCAGAGGAACCATCTAGCTTGCTGCTACCAGGCTTGGATAGGGCTGAAACTCCTTGCAAAACAGTTGAAAACAACACTCTATCAAATCAAAGTACTTCCGTTCAGCAACTATCTTAAACAGATTCTTGCTAATCCAATTATCATTTTAACTTAA
- a CDS encoding endo-1,4-beta-xylanase produces the protein MNNQLNYIKARTLKQILLLSMLFNLVACNTTKQQSENNTAKEYLGLSHHYKAYFPIGVAVSPRALAGTQAELIRKNFVSMTPENVLKTGPIHPKEDTYNWEPADKIAAFAKANNMKLRGHALLWHNQTPDWLFVDDAGNEVSKEVLLQRLEKHITEVVTRYKNVIYAWDVVNEAISDKPDEFYRNSKWYQICGEEFITKAFEFARAADTDLQLFYNDYEVINPVKREKIYQMVTKLQADGVPIDGVGIQGHWSVFEPSEKVLKETIEQFTGLGLQVQITELDVSIYHKEHSAREKHEDDNDTFTADLKQKQIEQYDMIFRVFRENRDKLSSVTFWNVSDQYSWLDNFPVKNRKDYPLLFDQENKPKDAYWKVVDFD, from the coding sequence ATGAATAACCAACTAAATTACATTAAAGCAAGAACGCTAAAACAAATACTGCTTTTAAGTATGCTATTCAATTTGGTAGCTTGTAATACCACTAAACAACAAAGCGAAAATAACACAGCCAAAGAGTATCTGGGGTTAAGCCATCATTATAAAGCATATTTCCCAATAGGTGTAGCAGTTTCTCCAAGGGCTCTAGCTGGAACACAAGCTGAACTCATCAGAAAAAACTTTGTGAGTATGACTCCGGAAAATGTATTGAAAACTGGACCGATACATCCAAAAGAAGATACATATAATTGGGAACCCGCAGATAAAATTGCTGCCTTTGCAAAAGCTAATAACATGAAACTACGAGGTCATGCACTGCTTTGGCACAACCAAACTCCTGATTGGCTTTTTGTAGATGATGCAGGAAATGAAGTATCGAAAGAAGTTTTATTACAAAGGTTAGAAAAGCATATTACAGAAGTAGTAACACGCTATAAAAATGTTATTTATGCTTGGGATGTTGTAAATGAAGCCATCTCTGACAAACCAGATGAATTTTACAGAAATTCTAAATGGTATCAGATCTGTGGGGAAGAATTTATAACCAAAGCATTTGAATTTGCCCGTGCAGCAGACACAGATTTACAGCTTTTTTATAATGATTATGAGGTAATCAATCCAGTAAAAAGAGAAAAGATTTATCAGATGGTAACAAAATTACAAGCCGATGGAGTACCCATAGATGGTGTGGGTATTCAAGGACATTGGTCTGTTTTTGAACCATCTGAAAAGGTATTAAAAGAAACCATTGAACAATTTACAGGGCTCGGTTTACAAGTACAAATTACTGAATTGGATGTCTCAATATATCATAAAGAACATTCTGCCAGAGAAAAACATGAAGATGATAACGACACATTTACAGCAGATTTGAAGCAAAAACAAATTGAGCAATACGATATGATTTTTAGAGTATTTAGAGAAAACAGAGATAAACTGTCTTCTGTCACTTTTTGGAATGTGTCTGACCAATATAGCTGGCTAGATAATTTTCCTGTAAAAAACAGGAAAGACTATCCATTACTTTTCGATCAGGAAAACAAACCCAAAGATGCTTATTGGAAAGTAGTTGATTTTGATTGA
- a CDS encoding IS1182 family transposase, whose amino-acid sequence MMLKPNKIPEIPILTKQVAHASFPKGNIYITLKDELGIIYENEFFADLFPAKGQPAADPWRLAMITVMQFIEGLSDRQAVEAMASRIDWKYLLSLELTATGYDNSVLCEFRSRLIKGAPVTLLLDRLLKKCEERKWIKKRGTIRTDSTHMLGAIRATNRLVCIGETIRAALNSLATVAPDWMRQHAIPDWTKRYSSRIGSTRLPQSQLKQLGFAIQIGKDGYDLLDIIYQQDDEGWLRNLPAVKLLRNVWVQQFYLQEDKINYRDKQLGIPPALQFISSPYDKDARYAKKYTTSWIGYKVHITETCQEDLPYLITHMVTTKSPIADSNMTDGIHDDLKKDKRLPKTHLVDTGYIDSALLVNSKKQYAVELLGPTRSDQKWQARSGKGFALKNFKVDLDKQEAICPEGHTSKSWTIAYDKRKKEMIKVKFSMKDCKVCKSKAFCTKAQRRTLTLLPKEEYQAMIKARIGQSRGDYITTYNRRAGVEATISLGVRAFGMRRSRYIGLCKANLQNVIIATAMNFSRIYYWLEERPRERTRISAFRKLMEYPDRIVA is encoded by the coding sequence ATCATGTTAAAGCCAAATAAGATCCCTGAAATTCCCATACTGACCAAACAAGTTGCCCATGCCAGTTTTCCTAAAGGGAATATTTATATAACCCTCAAAGATGAACTAGGGATAATCTATGAAAATGAATTTTTTGCAGATTTATTTCCCGCTAAAGGTCAGCCAGCAGCAGATCCTTGGAGATTGGCCATGATTACTGTTATGCAATTTATCGAAGGTTTATCTGACCGACAAGCTGTAGAGGCTATGGCGTCCCGGATTGATTGGAAATATTTATTGAGCTTGGAACTCACTGCAACAGGTTATGATAATAGTGTTTTATGCGAATTTAGGAGTAGATTGATCAAGGGAGCTCCAGTAACTCTACTCTTGGACAGATTACTAAAAAAATGCGAAGAGCGTAAATGGATCAAAAAGAGGGGAACTATCCGGACGGATTCTACCCATATGCTAGGTGCTATAAGAGCGACCAATAGATTGGTCTGCATAGGTGAAACAATTAGAGCAGCACTGAACAGTTTGGCCACAGTTGCTCCTGATTGGATGAGGCAACATGCCATACCGGATTGGACCAAAAGGTATAGCTCCCGAATAGGTAGTACCCGCCTTCCCCAAAGTCAATTAAAACAACTAGGGTTTGCAATACAGATAGGAAAAGATGGATATGACCTTTTGGATATTATATATCAACAAGACGATGAGGGCTGGTTAAGAAACCTTCCTGCCGTTAAACTCCTCCGCAATGTATGGGTACAACAATTTTATCTTCAGGAAGACAAAATAAATTATAGGGACAAGCAATTGGGCATCCCCCCTGCTTTACAGTTCATCAGCTCACCTTATGACAAAGATGCCCGCTATGCCAAGAAGTATACCACATCCTGGATAGGCTATAAAGTACATATTACAGAGACATGTCAGGAAGATCTTCCTTATTTGATTACCCATATGGTTACAACCAAAAGTCCCATTGCCGATAGTAATATGACCGATGGCATCCATGATGATCTAAAAAAAGATAAAAGACTTCCTAAGACCCACTTGGTAGATACAGGGTATATTGATTCTGCTTTATTGGTAAACAGTAAAAAACAATATGCCGTTGAACTCTTAGGACCAACCCGGTCCGATCAAAAATGGCAAGCCAGATCAGGAAAAGGATTTGCATTGAAAAACTTTAAGGTCGATTTGGACAAACAGGAAGCCATTTGTCCTGAGGGTCATACCAGTAAAAGTTGGACAATAGCCTATGATAAACGTAAAAAAGAAATGATAAAAGTAAAGTTCTCTATGAAAGATTGTAAAGTATGTAAAAGTAAAGCGTTCTGCACCAAAGCTCAACGGCGCACGCTCACTTTATTGCCAAAAGAGGAGTATCAAGCGATGATAAAAGCTAGGATCGGACAGAGTAGAGGTGATTATATTACAACATATAATAGGAGAGCAGGAGTAGAAGCAACTATATCTTTGGGTGTAAGAGCCTTTGGAATGAGGAGAAGTAGATATATAGGTCTTTGTAAGGCAAACTTACAAAATGTAATTATAGCCACAGCTATGAATTTTTCAAGAATTTATTATTGGCTGGAAGAAAGACCAAGAGAGAGGACCAGAATCTCAGCTTTTAGGAAATTGATGGAATATCCTGACAGAATCGTTGCATAG
- a CDS encoding helix-turn-helix domain-containing protein gives MANHRTDMVTIKQIIRLYKSGKSQRSIERQLHICRSTIKKYIQAFQESGFSPEELLSLSESDLEDLFGRARKSITRKSVANISELEKLFPDMEKELRKVGVSKKLLWQEYKNKYPEGLGYSQFCYHFQQWQERQDVSMHIDRTAL, from the coding sequence ATGGCTAATCATAGGACAGATATGGTAACTATAAAACAAATCATACGATTATATAAATCTGGAAAAAGTCAACGGAGTATAGAGCGGCAGCTCCATATATGCCGCTCTACAATAAAAAAATATATCCAAGCTTTTCAGGAAAGTGGTTTCAGTCCAGAAGAGCTGTTGTCTTTGTCAGAAAGTGATCTAGAAGACTTATTTGGTCGTGCCCGAAAGTCTATAACTAGAAAGAGTGTAGCTAATATTTCTGAGTTAGAAAAACTATTTCCTGATATGGAAAAAGAGCTCAGAAAGGTTGGTGTGAGTAAAAAGCTTTTATGGCAAGAATATAAGAATAAGTATCCAGAAGGTTTAGGTTATAGCCAATTCTGCTACCATTTTCAGCAGTGGCAGGAGAGACAGGATGTATCTATGCATATAGATCGGACTGCCCTTTAG
- a CDS encoding glycosyl hydrolase 115 family protein encodes MRKSYNDEAPALAGWAHEKFGGFNSEFYEHVFELILRLKGNYLWPVMWGRSIYEDDPKSPILANKMGVVLGTSHHEPLTRAHVDWSRHGEGPWNYSQNKEKLQEFWREGMERMGENESIVTIGMRGDGDEPMTEGTAIELLETIVKDQRNIIEEVTGKPKEKTPQMWALYKEVQEYYDRGMRVDDDITLLLCDDNLGNIRKLPAYGDSTRSGGYGIYYHFDYVGGPRNYKWINTTQISRVWEQMTTAYDYGVDQVWIVNVGDIKPMEFPISFFLDLAWNPKAITASDIPDYGEQWAEQQFGKTYAQEIATLLEKYTLFNSRKKPELLDQNTYSLNYYREFETIVTDYKQLEEKALAIKEKLNANYHNAYFQLVLHPIAASANLHEMYFEAAKNEKYTKQQRVLTSETGLNVKKLYERDSLLTIDYHQLNDGKWNHMMSQTHIGYTYWQQPEKQTMPKVIHEIKLKESAAPGLEIENSEKWWPKDQAVFKLPTFDSRNDQSYYIELFNSGKQAYNYQVLTGNHPLNVDKPKGEIKTQNRIYLTVDWNSINQQEYTDTLKILLAKDTVYLKYQIIKLPEEIDGTVVSDKIASIQATEFDAKVENDEVSWIEIPQLGKTGSSVIAQPSYAKTESINPNTPHLIYNVYLTEKTDSLKVKVYTSPTLNYHNDEGLSYAVSFDDQIPQIIQIHSEKHYLKWDKQVSDNVAFTISNHQLDSGTHQLKIWHIDSKIPFQKFDLILGDFMGF; translated from the coding sequence TTGCGTAAGTCCTATAATGATGAAGCTCCCGCATTGGCAGGTTGGGCTCACGAAAAATTTGGCGGTTTTAATAGTGAGTTTTATGAGCATGTATTTGAACTCATACTTAGGTTAAAAGGAAATTATTTATGGCCAGTCATGTGGGGACGATCTATCTACGAAGATGATCCCAAAAGTCCAATATTGGCCAATAAAATGGGAGTTGTTTTAGGTACTTCTCATCACGAACCACTCACTCGTGCCCATGTTGATTGGAGCAGGCATGGAGAAGGGCCTTGGAATTATTCCCAGAATAAAGAAAAATTACAAGAGTTTTGGCGAGAAGGTATGGAGCGAATGGGAGAAAACGAAAGTATTGTTACTATAGGAATGCGTGGAGATGGAGATGAACCCATGACCGAAGGCACAGCGATTGAGTTGCTTGAAACTATCGTAAAAGATCAGCGAAATATTATCGAAGAAGTTACTGGCAAACCAAAAGAAAAAACGCCTCAAATGTGGGCATTGTATAAAGAAGTTCAGGAATACTACGATCGGGGAATGCGGGTTGACGATGATATTACTCTGTTACTTTGTGATGATAATTTGGGGAATATCCGCAAACTGCCTGCTTATGGAGACAGCACTCGAAGCGGAGGATATGGCATCTATTATCATTTTGATTATGTCGGTGGCCCAAGAAATTATAAATGGATAAACACCACTCAAATATCACGAGTTTGGGAGCAAATGACTACAGCTTATGATTATGGAGTAGATCAAGTTTGGATTGTGAATGTAGGAGATATTAAGCCCATGGAGTTTCCGATTTCATTCTTCCTCGATTTAGCTTGGAACCCCAAAGCTATAACTGCTAGTGATATTCCTGATTACGGGGAACAATGGGCAGAACAGCAATTTGGAAAAACTTATGCTCAAGAAATCGCGACGCTACTTGAAAAGTATACTTTGTTTAACAGTAGAAAGAAGCCAGAATTACTAGATCAAAATACTTATAGTTTAAATTATTATAGGGAGTTTGAGACAATAGTTACAGACTATAAACAATTGGAAGAAAAAGCATTAGCGATAAAAGAAAAGCTTAATGCTAATTATCACAATGCTTATTTCCAACTAGTTTTGCATCCAATTGCTGCAAGTGCCAATTTACATGAAATGTATTTTGAAGCTGCTAAAAATGAAAAATATACAAAACAACAAAGAGTACTTACTAGCGAAACTGGGCTTAATGTAAAAAAACTATATGAGCGTGACAGCCTGTTAACGATTGATTATCACCAACTTAATGATGGCAAATGGAACCATATGATGTCACAAACTCATATTGGGTATACATATTGGCAACAGCCAGAAAAGCAAACCATGCCCAAAGTTATCCATGAAATAAAGTTGAAAGAAAGTGCAGCTCCAGGTTTAGAAATAGAAAACTCTGAGAAATGGTGGCCAAAAGATCAAGCAGTATTTAAACTTCCAACTTTTGACTCAAGGAATGATCAGTCTTACTATATTGAGTTATTTAACAGTGGCAAGCAAGCTTATAACTATCAAGTACTTACAGGAAATCACCCATTAAATGTCGATAAGCCTAAAGGCGAAATTAAAACGCAAAATAGGATTTATTTGACAGTAGATTGGAATAGCATTAATCAACAAGAGTACACAGATACACTAAAAATTTTACTTGCAAAAGATACGGTGTATTTAAAATACCAAATCATAAAGTTACCAGAAGAAATCGATGGTACTGTTGTTTCTGATAAGATAGCAAGTATACAAGCTACGGAGTTTGATGCAAAAGTAGAAAATGATGAAGTAAGTTGGATAGAAATACCTCAATTAGGCAAGACAGGTTCTTCGGTAATTGCGCAGCCGAGTTATGCTAAAACAGAATCTATCAATCCGAATACGCCTCATCTAATTTATAATGTTTACTTAACGGAGAAGACAGATAGCCTTAAAGTGAAGGTTTATACTTCACCTACATTAAATTATCATAATGATGAGGGTTTAAGTTATGCGGTTTCTTTTGATGATCAAATCCCACAAATAATCCAGATACATTCTGAAAAGCATTATTTAAAATGGGATAAGCAAGTTTCTGATAATGTAGCCTTTACAATTAGTAATCATCAGCTAGATTCAGGAACACACCAACTTAAAATCTGGCACATAGATTCTAAAATTCCTTTTCAAAAGTTTGATTTGATTTTGGGAGACTTTATGGGGTTTTAA
- a CDS encoding sialate O-acetylesterase, which produces MISESNKYLNRTYSISPAVSKVALGRIVDADKLYINGIEVGSTTYQYPQRRYNVPQNVLKSGNNLFVIRVVNNTGKGGFVPDKPYYISAGEQTVDLKGYWQFKVGDVFIKEENLPQSIVIHNQPTSLFNAMVAPITDYAIKGIVWYQGESNSGNPEAYKNLLPAFIKDWRKQWGQPELPFLNVQLPNYMDVDYLPVESNWALMREAQLEATKLPNTGMVVSIDLGEWNDIHPGNKKPIGDRLALIAQKMVYGEDDIVYSGPIYKSARVDGNKVILTFDHVGSGLISGNEEALNHFAIAGTDKKFKWGKAVIKDNTVEVWHENIKEPMYIRYAWADNPDFANLYNKEGLPASPFKTGKLNDN; this is translated from the coding sequence ATGATTTCCGAATCTAATAAATATTTGAATAGGACTTATAGCATTTCGCCAGCAGTATCAAAAGTGGCTTTGGGTAGAATTGTAGATGCAGATAAACTATACATTAATGGAATAGAGGTTGGGAGTACTACTTATCAATATCCTCAAAGAAGATATAATGTGCCTCAAAATGTATTAAAATCTGGGAACAATCTATTTGTGATTAGGGTGGTAAACAATACTGGGAAAGGAGGTTTTGTACCAGATAAACCTTACTACATTTCAGCCGGAGAGCAAACAGTTGATTTAAAAGGATATTGGCAGTTTAAAGTAGGAGATGTTTTTATAAAGGAAGAAAATTTACCACAAAGTATTGTTATACATAATCAGCCAACTTCTTTGTTTAATGCAATGGTAGCGCCAATTACCGATTATGCTATCAAAGGAATTGTGTGGTACCAAGGTGAAAGTAATTCTGGAAATCCAGAAGCATATAAAAACTTACTACCTGCATTTATAAAAGATTGGCGTAAACAATGGGGGCAACCTGAGCTCCCATTTTTAAATGTACAATTGCCTAACTATATGGATGTAGACTATTTGCCGGTAGAAAGTAATTGGGCTTTAATGCGAGAAGCACAACTTGAAGCAACGAAACTACCAAACACAGGAATGGTTGTGAGCATTGATCTTGGAGAGTGGAATGACATACATCCAGGAAATAAGAAGCCGATTGGTGATCGACTTGCGCTTATTGCACAAAAAATGGTTTATGGTGAAGATGACATTGTTTATTCAGGTCCAATTTATAAATCTGCAAGAGTAGATGGTAATAAGGTTATTCTTACTTTTGACCATGTTGGAAGTGGATTAATTTCTGGAAATGAAGAAGCATTGAACCATTTTGCCATTGCTGGTACAGACAAAAAGTTTAAATGGGGCAAGGCAGTTATTAAAGATAATACAGTAGAAGTATGGCATGAGAACATTAAAGAGCCTATGTACATTCGCTATGCTTGGGCTGATAATCCAGACTTTGCCAATCTGTATAATAAAGAAGGTTTACCTGCTTCTCCATTTAAAACAGGTAAGCTAAACGATAATTAA
- a CDS encoding IS110 family transposase, producing MKYDWFIGIDISKATFDVACCNEVHPEKYIHRKFNNTLSGFGKMEIWLKQKGVNFSRTFIGMEHTGIYVLHLCTYLGQKGIAYSLENPLEIKRSIGIQRGKNDKVDSWRIVDFLFSRRHKLTSKPLPSKTILEIKNLLAYRERAIKTKVSLEINIQDMKDTNDLIDNSLLISMSEQQLNIIKIQLKELNKKLREIVARDEDMKKNYKLVVSVPGIGLITGLFFLVYTQNFTVFTNGRKFASYSGVAPFEHSSGVSIRGKTRVSPLANKKMKALLSNCACTAIQHDSEMKQYYHRKKKQGKERCVALNAVKAKLINRVFSVVKRKSEYLPFNEYRHVA from the coding sequence ATGAAATACGATTGGTTTATCGGAATAGATATTTCTAAAGCTACTTTCGATGTAGCTTGCTGTAATGAAGTGCATCCTGAAAAGTATATCCATAGAAAGTTTAACAATACCTTATCAGGTTTTGGGAAGATGGAGATATGGCTTAAGCAAAAAGGGGTGAATTTTAGTAGAACTTTTATTGGTATGGAACATACAGGGATATATGTGTTGCATCTATGTACATATCTAGGACAAAAAGGGATTGCTTATTCATTGGAAAATCCATTAGAAATTAAACGTTCTATAGGCATACAACGAGGGAAAAATGATAAAGTGGACTCCTGGAGGATTGTAGATTTTCTATTTAGCCGAAGGCACAAATTAACTTCCAAACCACTTCCCTCCAAAACGATACTAGAGATTAAAAACCTTCTTGCCTACCGTGAAAGGGCGATTAAAACAAAGGTCTCCCTAGAGATTAATATCCAAGATATGAAGGATACTAACGATTTGATAGACAATAGCTTGTTAATATCTATGTCTGAGCAGCAACTGAATATAATAAAGATCCAACTCAAAGAGCTTAACAAAAAACTGCGAGAAATAGTAGCCAGAGATGAAGACATGAAGAAAAACTATAAACTAGTGGTCAGTGTTCCAGGAATAGGATTAATAACTGGGCTGTTCTTTTTGGTTTATACCCAAAACTTCACAGTCTTTACAAATGGGAGAAAGTTTGCATCTTATAGTGGTGTTGCTCCTTTTGAGCACAGCTCAGGTGTTAGCATTAGAGGTAAAACAAGAGTAAGTCCTTTAGCAAATAAAAAGATGAAAGCCTTATTAAGTAACTGTGCTTGTACGGCCATACAACACGATTCTGAAATGAAGCAATATTATCACCGCAAAAAAAAGCAAGGGAAAGAAAGGTGTGTAGCACTTAATGCTGTAAAAGCGAAACTAATCAATAGAGTATTTTCGGTAGTAAAAAGAAAATCAGAGTACTTGCCTTTTAACGAATATAGACATGTAGCTTAA
- a CDS encoding LacI family DNA-binding transcriptional regulator, with protein MKKNKETTIYDIASELKISPSTVSRALNKHKSIGKKTIKRVQDKALQLGYRPNHVAANLRNQKTHTIGVIISRVDRPFIATLIGGIESEAKKQGYNVIFTQSYDKTELEIENANVLFNSRIDGLIVSLAMETTNYDHFKLFTEKGIPLLFVDRVTESLNTDLVVIDNTHSGYMATKHLIEQGCKRIAHFAGAQHRDVYKNRRKGYENALLEHGIEIEEDLIVVLDILSAEDGYKAAMGMLSQENRPDGIFTSNDTTAVSVIQCAKKLGIKVPEELAVIGFNNDSISTIIDPPLSTIDHPAAQMGKIAARQLLNKKIHPEIDSSNIVKLKTNLVMRASSNRLGKILSED; from the coding sequence ATGAAAAAAAATAAAGAGACCACAATATATGATATTGCAAGTGAACTCAAAATTTCACCTTCAACTGTTTCTCGAGCATTAAATAAACACAAAAGTATTGGGAAAAAGACAATAAAGAGAGTTCAAGATAAGGCCCTTCAATTAGGTTACCGACCGAATCATGTTGCAGCAAATTTAAGAAATCAAAAAACGCATACAATTGGTGTAATTATTTCGCGAGTAGATCGCCCTTTTATTGCCACACTAATTGGTGGGATAGAGTCTGAAGCAAAAAAGCAAGGTTATAATGTTATTTTTACTCAATCATATGACAAAACCGAATTGGAAATTGAAAATGCCAATGTATTGTTCAATTCGCGTATTGATGGGTTGATAGTCTCTTTAGCAATGGAAACTACTAATTACGATCATTTCAAATTATTTACTGAAAAAGGTATTCCACTTTTATTTGTAGATAGGGTTACAGAATCGCTCAATACAGATTTGGTGGTGATCGATAATACCCATTCAGGTTACATGGCTACCAAACATTTGATTGAACAAGGTTGTAAAAGAATTGCCCACTTTGCAGGAGCTCAGCACAGAGATGTTTACAAAAACAGAAGAAAAGGTTACGAAAATGCCCTGTTAGAACATGGAATTGAAATAGAAGAAGACTTGATTGTTGTATTGGATATTTTAAGTGCTGAAGATGGCTATAAAGCAGCAATGGGTATGTTATCTCAAGAAAATCGACCAGATGGTATATTCACTTCTAACGATACTACTGCGGTAAGCGTAATCCAATGTGCAAAAAAATTGGGAATAAAAGTTCCAGAAGAGTTGGCCGTAATCGGATTTAATAATGATTCTATTTCTACGATTATAGACCCACCTTTGTCGACAATAGATCATCCAGCAGCACAAATGGGAAAAATAGCTGCTAGACAATTACTTAATAAAAAAATTCATCCTGAAATAGATTCATCTAACATAGTGAAGCTCAAGACTAATCTCGTTATGAGAGCGTCTAGCAATAGATTAGGCAAAATACTTTCTGAAGACTAA
- a CDS encoding reverse transcriptase domain-containing protein, protein MRDRVVQMGVKMLIEPLFEADFIETSYGFRPKRGAKDAIKQVKLNIYEGHQFIYDADLSRYFDTIPHDRLFILLKQRLTDGGILGLLHQWLVSPIQLPNGELLLNRQGSPQGGVISPLLSNIYLHAFDRIVNDPQGKFAKSGIRIVRYADDFLLMGKQYFSKDILGYIDRIMENMGLSLNKEKTKLLHSCRSSLFFLGFEFRYIASKFTWNRNKYTDVRPSMKSRSKLFCKLRELLSKRRHWRMEWIVWKINRLLIGWLNYFSISKVTHVWETVKIIKLHLSYKLFKWMKSKGRKAHRKLRQRPYENLVKSYGLLDIEKYARLKTLAKAE, encoded by the coding sequence ATACGCGACCGTGTAGTCCAGATGGGGGTAAAGATGTTGATAGAGCCCTTGTTTGAGGCAGACTTTATCGAGACTTCCTATGGATTTCGACCAAAACGGGGAGCCAAGGATGCAATAAAGCAGGTAAAACTGAATATCTATGAGGGTCATCAATTCATTTACGATGCGGATTTATCGCGTTACTTTGATACGATACCCCATGATAGGTTGTTCATCCTCCTAAAACAACGGTTGACAGACGGAGGGATATTGGGTCTTCTCCATCAGTGGCTGGTCTCACCGATACAACTCCCTAACGGGGAGTTGCTATTGAACAGGCAGGGCAGTCCACAAGGTGGAGTGATTTCACCCTTGTTATCGAATATCTATCTCCATGCTTTTGACAGAATCGTGAACGACCCACAAGGAAAGTTTGCGAAATCGGGCATCAGGATAGTTCGCTATGCCGATGATTTCCTATTGATGGGCAAACAGTATTTCAGTAAGGATATACTGGGCTATATCGATAGGATTATGGAAAATATGGGATTGAGCTTGAACAAAGAGAAAACAAAACTGCTCCATAGTTGTCGGAGCAGCTTGTTCTTCTTGGGATTCGAGTTCCGTTACATCGCCTCCAAGTTCACGTGGAACAGGAACAAATACACAGATGTCCGGCCGAGTATGAAATCTCGCTCGAAACTGTTCTGCAAACTTCGTGAACTGTTGTCCAAGCGTCGACATTGGCGTATGGAATGGATAGTGTGGAAAATCAACCGTTTATTAATCGGTTGGTTAAACTATTTTTCAATAAGTAAAGTGACCCATGTTTGGGAAACGGTTAAAATCATCAAACTACATCTTAGCTATAAACTGTTCAAATGGATGAAAAGTAAAGGAAGGAAAGCGCATCGGAAGCTACGCCAGCGACCCTATGAAAACCTGGTTAAATCCTATGGATTACTGGACATAGAGAAGTATGCACGCTTGAAAACCCTTGCGAAAGCAGAATGA